In bacterium, the following proteins share a genomic window:
- a CDS encoding mannose-1-phosphate guanylyltransferase, whose translation MRERFHPVLLAGGSGTRLWPLSTKRLPKQFLKVGAGGSLLQQTAARFSPLAPAERLYVVCGESHADAAETQLSEMPASNLIAEPMARNTLPAIALAALHLRARDPEAVMGVFPADHFIPAADLPKFVSDLKLAIAVAREEKALVTFGIPPTGPATGYGYLERGAAHEKGGKAYFEVRAFHEKPDLATAESYLKKGGYDWNSGMFVWEVSTFFEELHRVQPGIAAAFEALVIHLSEPVFSRRVREVFEALPELSVDYGLMEKAAKVREVPASFGWDDVGALSAFEKILPSDAAGNHTEGPAYVFEGKGNLVMARSKPVVLLGMENCMVVETGDAVLILPKGRDQDVKKVIEGLKGRKREDLL comes from the coding sequence GTGAGAGAGCGCTTCCATCCGGTTCTCTTGGCCGGCGGCAGCGGGACCCGGCTTTGGCCGCTTTCGACCAAGCGGCTGCCCAAGCAGTTCCTCAAGGTCGGCGCGGGCGGCTCGCTCCTCCAGCAGACCGCGGCCCGATTCTCGCCCTTGGCTCCGGCCGAGCGGCTTTACGTCGTTTGCGGCGAAAGCCACGCCGATGCCGCCGAGACTCAGCTCTCGGAGATGCCGGCCTCCAATTTGATCGCCGAGCCGATGGCCCGGAACACCCTGCCGGCCATCGCCCTGGCGGCCCTGCATTTGAGGGCCCGCGATCCCGAGGCGGTGATGGGCGTCTTCCCGGCCGACCACTTCATCCCGGCGGCCGATCTCCCCAAATTCGTTTCCGACCTCAAGCTCGCCATCGCCGTGGCCCGCGAGGAGAAGGCCCTGGTCACCTTCGGCATCCCGCCGACCGGTCCGGCCACCGGCTACGGCTACCTCGAGCGCGGCGCCGCTCATGAAAAAGGCGGGAAAGCCTATTTCGAGGTCCGGGCTTTCCACGAAAAGCCCGACCTGGCGACGGCCGAGTCCTACCTGAAGAAAGGCGGCTACGATTGGAACAGCGGGATGTTCGTCTGGGAAGTCTCGACCTTCTTCGAGGAGCTGCACCGGGTCCAGCCCGGGATCGCCGCCGCCTTCGAGGCATTGGTCATCCATCTGAGCGAGCCGGTCTTTTCGAGACGGGTCCGCGAGGTCTTCGAGGCCCTGCCCGAGCTCTCGGTCGATTACGGCCTGATGGAAAAGGCCGCCAAGGTTCGGGAGGTGCCGGCCTCTTTCGGCTGGGACGACGTCGGCGCCCTCTCGGCTTTCGAAAAAATCTTGCCGTCCGACGCCGCCGGCAATCATACTGAGGGCCCGGCCTATGTCTTTGAAGGGAAGGGCAATTTGGTGATGGCCCGGTCCAAGCCGGTGGTGCTTTTGGGAATGGAGAATTGCATGGTGGTCGAAACCGGCGATGCGGTCTTGATCTTGCCGAAGGGGCGGGATCAAGACGTTAAAAAAGTGATCGAAGGGCTCAAGGGGCGGAAAAGGGAGGATTTGCTGTGA
- a CDS encoding STAS domain-containing protein: MKVYAKAIGDICFMEIDGEVDAEHSAQLKKAIAKAREDFAKSFVLDLSQVSFIDSTGLGVLISLMRHLHEAGGRLKLVGLRDEVRSIFEITRLYKVFELAGTAEEALKDLQKKK, encoded by the coding sequence GTGAAGGTCTACGCGAAGGCGATCGGGGATATTTGCTTCATGGAGATCGATGGCGAGGTCGATGCCGAGCACTCGGCCCAATTGAAGAAGGCGATCGCCAAGGCGCGAGAGGATTTCGCCAAGAGCTTCGTCCTGGATTTGAGCCAGGTCAGCTTCATCGACTCGACCGGCTTGGGCGTGCTGATCTCGCTGATGCGGCATCTCCACGAGGCCGGCGGCCGGCTCAAGCTGGTCGGGCTGCGCGACGAGGTCCGGTCGATCTTCGAGATCACCCGGCTCTACAAGGTTTTTGAGCTGGCCGGAACGGCCGAAGAGGCTTTAAAGGATCTGCAGAAGAAGAAATAG
- a CDS encoding SpoIIE family protein phosphatase → MKSSRTFKRTLRFDKLRGVEREVAQLLKELAANKSFSQLPPGLLGDLKLGIVEGLANAFHHASSDGKKPALLRFEANPKRIEVVVEDQGPGFSLTALLRRRSPSELESRGRGLLILKNLFDSIHYRRGRTNRLILRRKLSRPKRFDDAIELFNLLQEGIQQLRPKHQLYERFIDFVVGRFNVQRASFLLFDAESGLLKVATSRGISPRVAKGTAIQPGEGVSGFVFKTSRPLLVNNTARVKQGTPKPRRQGYDSKSFVSVPVVVSPLHLGEETIGVLNLTDKRDGSSFTNEELKLLNLMATQAATAFRIRDLIDAVQSHERANREWQIVHEIQSRLLPDSFPAVGDLEVAGRCQLSARGGGDYFDVLKIDKVLRGVVADVSGHDVGSAITMASFRSIFRSMVFDPNSPGYLLQVLRWAMHEDLLKLHQFISCWIFEYKAGGKVKVSGAGHPPLLHFRSDLKKWQTTFSKHLPLGLEDESKPQNSSIVMGKGDVLILYTDGLFDPRMRATGFDKQTFCDFIENHLHLNTDQLAGEVAREVKPHHLALGNPDDIAFLILRRRA, encoded by the coding sequence GTGAAATCCTCCCGAACCTTCAAAAGAACGCTCCGCTTCGACAAGCTTCGCGGCGTCGAGCGGGAGGTCGCCCAGCTCCTGAAGGAATTGGCGGCCAATAAATCCTTCTCCCAGCTTCCGCCGGGCCTGCTCGGCGATCTCAAGCTCGGTATCGTCGAGGGCTTGGCCAATGCCTTCCACCATGCTTCGAGCGACGGCAAGAAGCCGGCCTTGCTCCGCTTCGAGGCCAATCCCAAGCGGATCGAAGTGGTGGTCGAGGACCAGGGGCCCGGCTTTTCCTTGACGGCCTTGCTGCGGCGCCGCTCGCCTTCCGAGCTCGAGAGCCGGGGGCGGGGCCTCTTGATCCTGAAGAACCTGTTCGACAGCATTCACTACCGCCGGGGCCGGACCAACCGCCTGATCCTGCGGCGCAAGCTCTCCCGGCCCAAGCGTTTCGACGACGCGATCGAGCTCTTCAACCTCCTGCAGGAAGGAATTCAGCAGCTTCGGCCCAAGCACCAGCTTTACGAGCGCTTCATCGACTTCGTCGTCGGCCGTTTCAACGTCCAGCGGGCCTCCTTCCTTCTGTTCGATGCCGAAAGCGGCCTGCTCAAGGTGGCGACCTCCCGCGGAATCAGCCCCCGAGTCGCCAAGGGCACCGCCATCCAGCCGGGCGAGGGAGTTTCGGGCTTCGTGTTCAAGACCTCGCGGCCGCTGCTGGTCAACAACACCGCCCGGGTGAAGCAGGGCACGCCCAAGCCTCGGCGCCAAGGCTATGACAGCAAGAGCTTCGTCTCGGTTCCGGTGGTGGTTTCGCCGCTCCACTTGGGCGAGGAGACCATCGGCGTGCTCAACTTGACCGACAAGCGCGATGGATCGAGCTTCACCAACGAGGAGCTCAAGCTGCTCAACCTGATGGCAACCCAGGCCGCCACTGCCTTCCGGATCCGCGATTTGATCGACGCGGTCCAGAGCCACGAGCGGGCCAACCGGGAGTGGCAGATCGTTCATGAAATCCAATCCCGGCTGCTGCCCGACAGCTTCCCGGCCGTCGGCGACTTGGAAGTTGCCGGCCGCTGTCAGCTCTCGGCCCGCGGCGGCGGCGATTATTTCGACGTCCTGAAGATCGACAAGGTCCTGCGCGGCGTGGTCGCCGATGTCTCGGGCCACGACGTCGGCTCGGCGATCACGATGGCCTCGTTCCGCTCGATCTTTCGCTCGATGGTTTTCGACCCCAATTCGCCGGGTTATTTGCTGCAAGTCCTGCGCTGGGCCATGCATGAGGATTTGCTCAAGCTCCACCAGTTCATTTCTTGCTGGATCTTCGAGTATAAGGCCGGCGGCAAGGTCAAGGTTTCGGGCGCCGGCCACCCGCCCTTGCTCCATTTCCGGTCCGACCTCAAGAAGTGGCAGACGACCTTCTCCAAGCATCTCCCGCTGGGTTTGGAGGACGAGTCGAAGCCGCAGAATTCCTCGATCGTCATGGGCAAGGGCGACGTCCTGATCCTCTACACCGATGGTCTCTTCGATCCCCGGATGCGGGCCACCGGCTTCGACAAGCAGACCTTCTGCGACTTCATCGAGAATCATCTCCACTTGAACACCGATCAGCTGGCGGGCGAAGTGGCCCGCGAAGTCAAGCCCCACCATTTGGCGCTGGGCAATCCCGACGACATCGCTTTCCTCATCCTTCGCCGGAGGGCCTGA